One genomic segment of Gadus chalcogrammus isolate NIFS_2021 chromosome 3, NIFS_Gcha_1.0, whole genome shotgun sequence includes these proteins:
- the LOC130379995 gene encoding uncharacterized protein LOC130379995 isoform X2 has translation MVYNCVCAGCNNSSRTGHRVHAFPKDKATLRQWVQFVRVRRADFSIPSVTKNSKVCSAHFTEEDYDQGDIRMVSLGLKTLAHLIPNAVPSVHTHLSACPAPRPRGTKISAASRKRELAMMLTDASPCETTDGVNAATVEDPLPYSTCDTGTQCILKPLGRSHAVQVNLKPKMVSMGTQTFTPLTSPDPTDGEDDLSVISDASWVPGDQMSEEDEEVLCEEPSQTCNPHQNGIDKFIVCQEELMALFAICPACCEKSDSRIVQQEGTFVKIEQVCACGYQRFWQNQPILNRNMPTCNLLLSGAIHFSGCLATQTLRMMTLFGLQCISASTFFRHQRRYTIPVIIQAWQNEQAKNFSDLKAMDGGLVVAGDCRSDSPGHCAKYGSYTLIEDRVNKVVDVQLVQSSEVPNSSWCEMEGLKRSIGLLRRNDLHLSTLITDRHRQVAKWVREELCPEGTQHYFDVWHIGKSLGKALDTASKDRQCEQLQLWRPAIVNHLYWTAASTPDGNPAVMEAKWRSLVNHIQDIHDHDTPAFSSCAHAPLEGDQRDKEWLEPGSMAAVKLEGIITRTSLLKDVRQLSPQHQTYSLEAFHSLILHFAPKHTGFSYQGMYSRLLLAALHYNHNANRETARRSDGLERYSVRYPRFRKGAWVVVPIKEKASYGRQCHAVLSYFDICAQDICDIDLYTVFDHYYVCRLCSVINRGSSGELHGFTQGSSRGQSFSCEYVYSKYMLFYLVVVFCMPHVLFSLCVLFIAWVF, from the exons ATGGTGTACAACTGTGTTTGTGCTGGGTGTAATAATTCTAGCAGAACAGGACACAGGGTCCATGCCTTTCCGAAGGACAAGGCAACCCTCAGACAGTGGGTACAGTTTGTCCGCGTTAGACGGGCAGATTTTTCTATTCCCTCGGTCACTAAGAACTCCAAGGTCTGCAGCGCTCATTTCACGGAGGAAGATTACGACCAAGGGGATATCAGGATGGTATCTCTCGGGTTAAAGACGCTGGCACATCTTATTCCGAACGCCGTGCCTTCTGTGCACACGCACCTCTCTGCCTGCCCTGCCCCGAGACCGAGAGGCACCAAGATCAGTGCCGCCAGCCGCAAGCGAGAGCTGGCTATG ATGTTGACAGATGCCTCACCGTGTGAGACCACGGACGGTGTCAATGCTGCTACGGTAGAGGACCCCTTGCCCTACTCCACTTGTGACACTGGGACACAATGTATTTTGAAGCCCCTTGGAAGGTCTCACG CTGTGCAAGTGAACCTGAAGCCCAAGATGGTCAGCATGGGGACACAAACTTTCACCCCCCTCACTAGTCCTGACCCAACGGATGGAGAAGATGATCTCTCTGTCATCAGTGATGCATCATGGGTACCAGGAGACCAGATgtctgaggaggatgaggaggtgttgTGTGAGGAGCCATCTCAAACTTGCAACCCCCACCAAAA TGGCATTGACAAATTCATTGTTTGCCAAGAGGAGCTCATGGCCCTGTTTGCCATCTGTCCGGCCTGTTGTGAGAAGTCAGATAGTAGAATCGTGCAGCAGGAAGGAACATTTGTTAAAATAGAGCAG GTCTGTGCATGTGGCTACCAGCGTTTCTGGCAAAACCAGCCGATCCTAAACAGGAATATGCCAACCTGTAACCTCCTTTTAAGCGGGGCCATCCATTTCTCTGGATGTTTGGCCACCCAGACATTACGGATGATGACCCTGTTTGGCCTTCAGTGCATCAGCGCAAGCACTTTCTTTCGCCATCAGCGCCGTTACACCATCCCCGTCATCATTCAGGCCTGGCAGAACGAGCAGGCCAAGAATTTTAGTGACCTCAAGGCAATGGATGGAGGCCTAGTTGTTGCTGGTGACTGCAG GTCAGATTCTCCAGGGCACTGTGCAAAGTACGGCTCCTACACATTGATAGAGGACAGAGTAAACAAGGTGGttgatgttcagcttgttcag AGCTCAGAGGTCCCCAACAGCTCTTGGTGTGAGATGGAGGGGCTCAAGCGCAGCATCGGCTTGCTGAGGCGGAACGACCTGCATTTGTCAACCCTCATCACAGACAGACATCGCCAG GTTGCCAAATGGGTGAGAGAAGAGCTGTGCCCTGAAGGGACACAGCATTATTTTGATGTCTGGCACATTGGGAAAA GTCTGGGGAAGGCCTTGGATACAGCCTCAAAAGACAGACAGTGTGAACAACTACAGCTGTGGAGGCCAGCCATAGTAAACCACCTGTACTGGACTGCAGCCTCAACCCCTGATGGCAATCCAGCTGTGATGGAGGCCAAATGGAGAAGCTTGGTGAATCACATTCAGGACATCCACGACCATGACACCCCTGCCTTCTCCAGTTGCGCTCATGCCCCTCTGGAGGGGGATCAACGAGATAAAGAGTGGCTGGAACCAG GCTCAATGGCAGCAGTAAAACTGGAGGGTATCATCACAAGGACATCCTTACTGAAGGATGTTCGACAGCTGTCTCCGCAGCACCAGACTTACTCCCTTGAAGCCTTCCACTCCCTGATCCTGCACTTCGCACCCAAGCACACTGGGTTTTCATACCAGGGCATGTATAGCAG GCTTCTCTTAGCGGCGCTGCATTACAACCATAATGCGAACAGAGAGACCGCACGAAGAAGCGATGGTTTGGAGAGGTATAGCGTGCGATATCCACGTTTCAGAAAAGGTGCCTGGGTAGTTGTGCCCATCAAAGAGAAGGCCTCATACGGTAGGCAGTGTCATGCAGTTCTATCATATTTTGACATTTGCGCACAAGACATCTGTGACATCGATCTTTATACAGTATTTGATCATTATTATGTCTGCAGGTTATGCAGCGTCATTAATCGAGGCTCTTCGGGAGAGCTACATGGATTCACCCAAGGCTCTTCAAGAG GCCAATCATTTAGTTGTGAGTATGTATATAGTAAgtatatgttattttatttggtgGTGGTTTTCTGTATGCcgcatgttttgttttctctttgtgtgcTGTTTATTGCTTGGGTTTTTTGA
- the LOC130379995 gene encoding uncharacterized protein LOC130379995 isoform X1, translated as MVYNCVCAGCNNSSRTGHRVHAFPKDKATLRQWVQFVRVRRADFSIPSVTKNSKVCSAHFTEEDYDQGDIRMVSLGLKTLAHLIPNAVPSVHTHLSACPAPRPRGTKISAASRKRELAMMLTDASPCETTDGVNAATVEDPLPYSTCDTGTQCILKPLGRSHAVQVNLKPKMVSMGTQTFTPLTSPDPTDGEDDLSVISDASWVPGDQMSEEDEEVLCEEPSQTCNPHQNGIDKFIVCQEELMALFAICPACCEKSDSRIVQQEGTFVKIEQVCACGYQRFWQNQPILNRNMPTCNLLLSGAIHFSGCLATQTLRMMTLFGLQCISASTFFRHQRRYTIPVIIQAWQNEQAKNFSDLKAMDGGLVVAGDCRSDSPGHCAKYGSYTLIEDRVNKVVDVQLVQSSEVPNSSWCEMEGLKRSIGLLRRNDLHLSTLITDRHRQVAKWVREELCPEGTQHYFDVWHIGKSMYPLLERLSSFCYCISINTICSKPGLGKALDTASKDRQCEQLQLWRPAIVNHLYWTAASTPDGNPAVMEAKWRSLVNHIQDIHDHDTPAFSSCAHAPLEGDQRDKEWLEPGSMAAVKLEGIITRTSLLKDVRQLSPQHQTYSLEAFHSLILHFAPKHTGFSYQGMYSRLLLAALHYNHNANRETARRSDGLERYSVRYPRFRKGAWVVVPIKEKASYGRQCHAVLSYFDICAQDICDIDLYTVFDHYYVCRLCSVINRGSSGELHGFTQGSSRGQSFSCEYVYSKYMLFYLVVVFCMPHVLFSLCVLFIAWVF; from the exons ATGGTGTACAACTGTGTTTGTGCTGGGTGTAATAATTCTAGCAGAACAGGACACAGGGTCCATGCCTTTCCGAAGGACAAGGCAACCCTCAGACAGTGGGTACAGTTTGTCCGCGTTAGACGGGCAGATTTTTCTATTCCCTCGGTCACTAAGAACTCCAAGGTCTGCAGCGCTCATTTCACGGAGGAAGATTACGACCAAGGGGATATCAGGATGGTATCTCTCGGGTTAAAGACGCTGGCACATCTTATTCCGAACGCCGTGCCTTCTGTGCACACGCACCTCTCTGCCTGCCCTGCCCCGAGACCGAGAGGCACCAAGATCAGTGCCGCCAGCCGCAAGCGAGAGCTGGCTATG ATGTTGACAGATGCCTCACCGTGTGAGACCACGGACGGTGTCAATGCTGCTACGGTAGAGGACCCCTTGCCCTACTCCACTTGTGACACTGGGACACAATGTATTTTGAAGCCCCTTGGAAGGTCTCACG CTGTGCAAGTGAACCTGAAGCCCAAGATGGTCAGCATGGGGACACAAACTTTCACCCCCCTCACTAGTCCTGACCCAACGGATGGAGAAGATGATCTCTCTGTCATCAGTGATGCATCATGGGTACCAGGAGACCAGATgtctgaggaggatgaggaggtgttgTGTGAGGAGCCATCTCAAACTTGCAACCCCCACCAAAA TGGCATTGACAAATTCATTGTTTGCCAAGAGGAGCTCATGGCCCTGTTTGCCATCTGTCCGGCCTGTTGTGAGAAGTCAGATAGTAGAATCGTGCAGCAGGAAGGAACATTTGTTAAAATAGAGCAG GTCTGTGCATGTGGCTACCAGCGTTTCTGGCAAAACCAGCCGATCCTAAACAGGAATATGCCAACCTGTAACCTCCTTTTAAGCGGGGCCATCCATTTCTCTGGATGTTTGGCCACCCAGACATTACGGATGATGACCCTGTTTGGCCTTCAGTGCATCAGCGCAAGCACTTTCTTTCGCCATCAGCGCCGTTACACCATCCCCGTCATCATTCAGGCCTGGCAGAACGAGCAGGCCAAGAATTTTAGTGACCTCAAGGCAATGGATGGAGGCCTAGTTGTTGCTGGTGACTGCAG GTCAGATTCTCCAGGGCACTGTGCAAAGTACGGCTCCTACACATTGATAGAGGACAGAGTAAACAAGGTGGttgatgttcagcttgttcag AGCTCAGAGGTCCCCAACAGCTCTTGGTGTGAGATGGAGGGGCTCAAGCGCAGCATCGGCTTGCTGAGGCGGAACGACCTGCATTTGTCAACCCTCATCACAGACAGACATCGCCAG GTTGCCAAATGGGTGAGAGAAGAGCTGTGCCCTGAAGGGACACAGCATTATTTTGATGTCTGGCACATTGGGAAAAGTATGTATCCATTATTGGAACGTTTAAGCAGTTTTTGTTATTGCATTTCGATTAATACCATTTGTTCTAAACCAGGTCTGGGGAAGGCCTTGGATACAGCCTCAAAAGACAGACAGTGTGAACAACTACAGCTGTGGAGGCCAGCCATAGTAAACCACCTGTACTGGACTGCAGCCTCAACCCCTGATGGCAATCCAGCTGTGATGGAGGCCAAATGGAGAAGCTTGGTGAATCACATTCAGGACATCCACGACCATGACACCCCTGCCTTCTCCAGTTGCGCTCATGCCCCTCTGGAGGGGGATCAACGAGATAAAGAGTGGCTGGAACCAG GCTCAATGGCAGCAGTAAAACTGGAGGGTATCATCACAAGGACATCCTTACTGAAGGATGTTCGACAGCTGTCTCCGCAGCACCAGACTTACTCCCTTGAAGCCTTCCACTCCCTGATCCTGCACTTCGCACCCAAGCACACTGGGTTTTCATACCAGGGCATGTATAGCAG GCTTCTCTTAGCGGCGCTGCATTACAACCATAATGCGAACAGAGAGACCGCACGAAGAAGCGATGGTTTGGAGAGGTATAGCGTGCGATATCCACGTTTCAGAAAAGGTGCCTGGGTAGTTGTGCCCATCAAAGAGAAGGCCTCATACGGTAGGCAGTGTCATGCAGTTCTATCATATTTTGACATTTGCGCACAAGACATCTGTGACATCGATCTTTATACAGTATTTGATCATTATTATGTCTGCAGGTTATGCAGCGTCATTAATCGAGGCTCTTCGGGAGAGCTACATGGATTCACCCAAGGCTCTTCAAGAG GCCAATCATTTAGTTGTGAGTATGTATATAGTAAgtatatgttattttatttggtgGTGGTTTTCTGTATGCcgcatgttttgttttctctttgtgtgcTGTTTATTGCTTGGGTTTTTTGA
- the LOC130379995 gene encoding uncharacterized protein LOC130379995 isoform X3: MVYNCVCAGCNNSSRTGHRVHAFPKDKATLRQWVQFVRVRRADFSIPSVTKNSKVCSAHFTEEDYDQGDIRMVSLGLKTLAHLIPNAVPSVHTHLSACPAPRPRGTKISAASRKRELAMMLTDASPCETTDGVNAATVEDPLPYSTCDTGTQCILKPLGRSHAVQVNLKPKMVSMGTQTFTPLTSPDPTDGEDDLSVISDASWVPGDQMSEEDEEVLCEEPSQTCNPHQNGIDKFIVCQEELMALFAICPACCEKSDSRIVQQEGTFVKIEQVCACGYQRFWQNQPILNRNMPTCNLLLSGAIHFSGCLATQTLRMMTLFGLQCISASTFFRHQRRYTIPVIIQAWQNEQAKNFSDLKAMDGGLVVAGDCRSDSPGHCAKYGSYTLIEDRVNKVVDVQLVQSSEVPNSSWCEMEGLKRSIGLLRRNDLHLSTLITDRHRQVAKWVREELCPEGTQHYFDVWHIGKSMYPLLERLSSFCYCISINTICSKPGLGKALDTASKDRQCEQLQLWRPAIVNHLYWTAASTPDGNPAVMEAKWRSLVNHIQDIHDHDTPAFSSCAHAPLEGDQRDKEWLEPGSMAAVKLEGIITRTSLLKDVRQLSPQHQTYSLEAFHSLILHFAPKHTGFSYQGMYSRLLLAALHYNHNANRETARRSDGLERYSVRYPRFRKGAWVVVPIKEKASYGYAASLIEALRESYMDSPKALQEVSANLSACAPAPIAKSFEQIPKEEAVSLYLAQQSRYKKLN; the protein is encoded by the exons ATGGTGTACAACTGTGTTTGTGCTGGGTGTAATAATTCTAGCAGAACAGGACACAGGGTCCATGCCTTTCCGAAGGACAAGGCAACCCTCAGACAGTGGGTACAGTTTGTCCGCGTTAGACGGGCAGATTTTTCTATTCCCTCGGTCACTAAGAACTCCAAGGTCTGCAGCGCTCATTTCACGGAGGAAGATTACGACCAAGGGGATATCAGGATGGTATCTCTCGGGTTAAAGACGCTGGCACATCTTATTCCGAACGCCGTGCCTTCTGTGCACACGCACCTCTCTGCCTGCCCTGCCCCGAGACCGAGAGGCACCAAGATCAGTGCCGCCAGCCGCAAGCGAGAGCTGGCTATG ATGTTGACAGATGCCTCACCGTGTGAGACCACGGACGGTGTCAATGCTGCTACGGTAGAGGACCCCTTGCCCTACTCCACTTGTGACACTGGGACACAATGTATTTTGAAGCCCCTTGGAAGGTCTCACG CTGTGCAAGTGAACCTGAAGCCCAAGATGGTCAGCATGGGGACACAAACTTTCACCCCCCTCACTAGTCCTGACCCAACGGATGGAGAAGATGATCTCTCTGTCATCAGTGATGCATCATGGGTACCAGGAGACCAGATgtctgaggaggatgaggaggtgttgTGTGAGGAGCCATCTCAAACTTGCAACCCCCACCAAAA TGGCATTGACAAATTCATTGTTTGCCAAGAGGAGCTCATGGCCCTGTTTGCCATCTGTCCGGCCTGTTGTGAGAAGTCAGATAGTAGAATCGTGCAGCAGGAAGGAACATTTGTTAAAATAGAGCAG GTCTGTGCATGTGGCTACCAGCGTTTCTGGCAAAACCAGCCGATCCTAAACAGGAATATGCCAACCTGTAACCTCCTTTTAAGCGGGGCCATCCATTTCTCTGGATGTTTGGCCACCCAGACATTACGGATGATGACCCTGTTTGGCCTTCAGTGCATCAGCGCAAGCACTTTCTTTCGCCATCAGCGCCGTTACACCATCCCCGTCATCATTCAGGCCTGGCAGAACGAGCAGGCCAAGAATTTTAGTGACCTCAAGGCAATGGATGGAGGCCTAGTTGTTGCTGGTGACTGCAG GTCAGATTCTCCAGGGCACTGTGCAAAGTACGGCTCCTACACATTGATAGAGGACAGAGTAAACAAGGTGGttgatgttcagcttgttcag AGCTCAGAGGTCCCCAACAGCTCTTGGTGTGAGATGGAGGGGCTCAAGCGCAGCATCGGCTTGCTGAGGCGGAACGACCTGCATTTGTCAACCCTCATCACAGACAGACATCGCCAG GTTGCCAAATGGGTGAGAGAAGAGCTGTGCCCTGAAGGGACACAGCATTATTTTGATGTCTGGCACATTGGGAAAAGTATGTATCCATTATTGGAACGTTTAAGCAGTTTTTGTTATTGCATTTCGATTAATACCATTTGTTCTAAACCAGGTCTGGGGAAGGCCTTGGATACAGCCTCAAAAGACAGACAGTGTGAACAACTACAGCTGTGGAGGCCAGCCATAGTAAACCACCTGTACTGGACTGCAGCCTCAACCCCTGATGGCAATCCAGCTGTGATGGAGGCCAAATGGAGAAGCTTGGTGAATCACATTCAGGACATCCACGACCATGACACCCCTGCCTTCTCCAGTTGCGCTCATGCCCCTCTGGAGGGGGATCAACGAGATAAAGAGTGGCTGGAACCAG GCTCAATGGCAGCAGTAAAACTGGAGGGTATCATCACAAGGACATCCTTACTGAAGGATGTTCGACAGCTGTCTCCGCAGCACCAGACTTACTCCCTTGAAGCCTTCCACTCCCTGATCCTGCACTTCGCACCCAAGCACACTGGGTTTTCATACCAGGGCATGTATAGCAG GCTTCTCTTAGCGGCGCTGCATTACAACCATAATGCGAACAGAGAGACCGCACGAAGAAGCGATGGTTTGGAGAGGTATAGCGTGCGATATCCACGTTTCAGAAAAGGTGCCTGGGTAGTTGTGCCCATCAAAGAGAAGGCCTCATACG GTTATGCAGCGTCATTAATCGAGGCTCTTCGGGAGAGCTACATGGATTCACCCAAGGCTCTTCAAGAGGTTAGCGCCAATTTGTCAGCCTGTGCACCCGCCCCCATCGCCAAATCCTTCGAACAAATTCCCAAGGAGGAGGCCGTCAGCCTCTATCTAGCCCAGCAGTCACGCTACAAAAAATTGAATTAG